A window from bacterium encodes these proteins:
- a CDS encoding methyltransferase encodes MALTERQRQREARARANWTPPGPVPPGDQGESDLVPGPGETLDAFAGHWRLFQLKGGHRYSTDDLLGAWYACDTMRMLGRTPIQALDLGTGIGSVGLFVAWKYPALHLTGIEAQEASLLLARRSARYNGVAERTRYLLGDLREQVATVGEFELVTGSPPYWDREDGTVSDAPQKGPCRFEFRGGVEAYCEAACTTLAPGGVFVVVFDGRQIARLEGAAQAAGLEIFRLREVVSREGDPPLIVLAAMARAGDAPGPRQDEPRLLLRDAEGKRTDAFRALRETMGLPPGAR; translated from the coding sequence ATGGCCCTGACCGAGCGGCAGCGCCAGCGAGAAGCCCGGGCGCGCGCCAACTGGACGCCCCCCGGCCCCGTGCCGCCCGGCGACCAGGGGGAAAGCGACCTGGTCCCTGGGCCCGGCGAGACCCTCGACGCGTTCGCGGGTCACTGGCGCCTCTTCCAGCTCAAGGGCGGTCACCGCTACTCGACCGACGACCTCCTGGGGGCCTGGTATGCCTGCGACACCATGCGCATGCTCGGCCGCACTCCCATTCAGGCCCTGGATTTGGGCACGGGCATCGGCTCGGTGGGCCTCTTCGTGGCCTGGAAGTATCCCGCTCTCCACCTGACGGGCATCGAGGCACAGGAAGCAAGCCTGCTGCTCGCTCGGCGCTCGGCCCGCTACAACGGGGTGGCCGAGCGGACGCGCTACCTCCTGGGCGACCTGCGCGAACAAGTTGCCACCGTCGGCGAATTCGAGCTGGTGACGGGGAGTCCGCCCTACTGGGACCGGGAGGACGGGACCGTGAGCGACGCCCCCCAGAAGGGGCCGTGCCGCTTCGAGTTCCGCGGCGGAGTCGAGGCCTACTGCGAAGCGGCCTGCACGACGCTCGCCCCTGGTGGCGTGTTCGTCGTGGTCTTCGACGGCCGTCAGATCGCACGGCTTGAGGGCGCCGCGCAAGCAGCGGGGCTCGAAATCTTTCGGCTGCGTGAGGTGGTCTCGCGCGAAGGGGACCCGCCCCTCATCGTCCTGGCGGCCATGGCCCGAGCGGGAGACGCCCCCGGCCCACGGCAGGACGAGCCTCGGCTCCTCTTGCGAGACGCCGAAGGCAAGCGCACCGACGCGTTCCGCGCCCTGCGCGAGACGATGGGATTGCCGCCGGGGGCTAGGTAG
- a CDS encoding DUF1857 family protein, with protein sequence MEFKYTLWLDAPHDRVWHAIKDQIEHPKAKNGQFQSINVIERKKNYLVREVKPKRGRKFQEKITFFPSRKAITEMSRGPYESIVQEVTKEKGRTKLTMEFKPRRMTLWLLKMKQWVKRAPLELDDLMNLTSIPKPVGAKNK encoded by the coding sequence ATGGAATTTAAGTACACGCTTTGGCTGGACGCCCCTCACGACCGCGTCTGGCACGCCATCAAGGACCAGATCGAACACCCGAAGGCCAAGAACGGCCAGTTCCAGTCGATCAACGTCATCGAGCGCAAGAAGAACTACCTGGTCCGTGAAGTGAAGCCCAAGCGCGGCCGCAAGTTCCAGGAGAAGATCACCTTCTTCCCCTCCCGCAAGGCCATCACCGAGATGAGCCGTGGCCCCTACGAGAGCATCGTCCAGGAGGTCACCAAGGAGAAGGGCCGCACCAAGCTGACCATGGAGTTCAAGCCTCGGCGCATGACCCTGTGGCTGCTCAAGATGAAGCAGTGGGTCAAGCGCGCTCCCCTCGAGCTGGACGACCTCATGAACCTGACCAGCATCCCCAAGCCGGTCGGGGCCAAGAACAAGTAA
- a CDS encoding acyl-CoA desaturase yields MGLINRSLDWGVRGNVHRGEEQSGWTLATVDVRQMLKSARINPWVVVFLGSSQLLGLTALTQPFKLGYLPIMLGMYLWFGFSVTFYLHRYLTHKGFETIGLIRFIGALGAVTGLSGDPVGWVGDHRHHHRASDKPNDQHSPKQLGFWMAHMGWIFRDLSAFSAKTRELAKDVRVYWYARLFERPMFMILPHLLTAFAFYHFLGFAGMVWCFYFPILVMNHATWCINSICHLPRFGYKNFESGDDSVNVPVLGLFALGEGYHNNHHANARRAAHGLHWYELDPTKGLIWLLERCRLVWNVVW; encoded by the coding sequence ATGGGCCTGATCAACCGTAGCCTCGACTGGGGCGTCCGAGGCAACGTCCATCGCGGCGAGGAGCAGAGCGGCTGGACGCTCGCGACCGTGGACGTGCGCCAGATGCTCAAGTCGGCCCGCATCAACCCTTGGGTAGTCGTTTTCCTCGGCTCGTCCCAGTTGCTGGGCCTCACGGCCCTGACCCAGCCCTTCAAGCTGGGTTACCTGCCCATCATGCTCGGCATGTACTTGTGGTTCGGTTTCAGCGTGACCTTTTACCTGCACCGCTACCTGACACACAAGGGCTTCGAGACCATCGGCCTCATCCGCTTCATCGGGGCGCTGGGCGCGGTGACCGGCCTTTCGGGCGATCCGGTCGGCTGGGTGGGTGACCACCGGCACCACCACCGGGCCTCGGACAAGCCCAACGACCAGCACAGCCCCAAGCAGCTCGGCTTCTGGATGGCGCACATGGGCTGGATCTTCCGTGACCTGAGCGCCTTCAGCGCCAAGACGCGCGAGCTGGCCAAGGACGTGCGGGTCTACTGGTACGCCCGGCTCTTCGAGCGGCCCATGTTCATGATCCTGCCCCACCTGCTGACGGCCTTCGCCTTCTACCACTTCCTGGGCTTCGCCGGCATGGTCTGGTGCTTCTACTTCCCGATCCTCGTCATGAACCACGCGACCTGGTGCATCAACTCCATCTGCCACCTGCCGCGCTTCGGCTACAAGAATTTCGAGAGTGGGGACGACAGCGTCAACGTGCCGGTGCTCGGCCTGTTCGCCCTGGGCGAGGGCTACCACAACAACCACCACGCCAACGCCCGTCGTGCCGCCCACGGTCTCCACTGGTACGAGCTCGATCCGACCAAGGGGCTCATCTGGCTGCTCGAGCGCTGTCGCCTGGTCTGGAACGTGGTCTGGTAA
- a CDS encoding sensor histidine kinase, which produces MTRAKPASIAPPIIWGSILIATCIALITLWNVVIVSDYMHIRALSDAKVPSGSGRWIILAVGCVLFAGVLVGLILFLVSLIKQIRLNRAQQNFIDSVTHELKTPLTSLKLHLQTLQRGKASPEQAQAFHAVMLEDVDRLSMLLDHVLTAARLERRQAIALEAVALKPLLDEVAGTIRSRYDLEPDAIRIEGADAEVRGEPAGLHMVFLNLLDNAVKYSGDAVRVEVTIRALDGGGAEVAVRDHGVGLAPKDLKRVFQRFYRVGSEMTRTRPGTGLGLFIVRETLHLLGGRIRAESEGEGKGTAFFVQLPGGTDA; this is translated from the coding sequence ATGACCCGAGCCAAGCCCGCCTCGATCGCCCCGCCCATCATCTGGGGCAGCATCCTGATCGCCACCTGCATTGCGCTCATCACGCTGTGGAACGTGGTGATCGTCTCGGACTACATGCACATCCGTGCGCTGAGCGACGCGAAGGTCCCGAGCGGCTCAGGGCGCTGGATCATCCTCGCGGTCGGCTGCGTCCTGTTCGCCGGGGTGCTGGTCGGCCTGATCCTCTTCCTGGTCTCGCTGATCAAGCAGATCCGCCTCAACCGGGCGCAGCAGAACTTCATCGACAGCGTCACCCACGAGCTCAAGACCCCCCTGACCTCGCTCAAGCTCCACCTCCAGACCCTCCAGCGCGGCAAGGCGAGCCCCGAGCAGGCCCAGGCCTTCCACGCGGTCATGCTCGAGGACGTGGATCGCCTGAGCATGTTGCTCGACCACGTTCTTACGGCTGCGCGCCTCGAGCGGCGCCAGGCGATCGCCTTGGAAGCGGTCGCGCTCAAGCCTCTGCTCGACGAAGTCGCCGGCACCATCCGCTCGCGCTACGACCTCGAACCGGACGCGATCCGCATCGAGGGGGCCGACGCCGAGGTGCGGGGCGAGCCTGCCGGCCTGCACATGGTCTTTCTCAACCTCCTGGACAACGCCGTGAAGTACTCGGGCGACGCGGTCCGGGTCGAGGTGACGATCCGCGCCCTGGACGGGGGCGGGGCCGAGGTCGCCGTCCGCGACCATGGGGTGGGCCTTGCGCCCAAGGACCTCAAGCGCGTTTTCCAGCGCTTCTACCGGGTGGGTTCCGAGATGACCCGCACCCGTCCCGGTACGGGCCTCGGCCTCTTTATCGTGCGAGAGACCCTGCACCTCTTGGGCGGCCGGATCCGGGCCGAGAGCGAGGGCGAGGGGAAGGGAACCGCGTTTTTCGTCCAGCTGCCGGGAGGCACCGATGCCTGA
- a CDS encoding response regulator transcription factor, with translation MPEILLVEDELHIANGLKFNLELEGHAVTHVKDGMEAKRLLIDEGGAFDLIILDLMLPGMSGLDLCRGLRKTGNITPVLMLTARSQPLEKIEGLRIGADDYVTKPFNLEELLARVETLLRRASWQQASVEPVPQTACFAFGSARVDFDRFEATRDGEPLKLTPIEFQILRIFRDHPGMVLSREQLLEGAWGWSGPASTRTVDNFIMRLRRAFEPDPAQPRHFLSVRGAGYKFVP, from the coding sequence ATGCCTGAGATCCTGCTCGTCGAGGACGAGCTCCACATCGCCAACGGCCTCAAGTTCAACCTCGAGCTCGAAGGCCACGCCGTCACCCACGTCAAGGACGGAATGGAGGCCAAGCGCCTGCTCATCGACGAGGGGGGTGCCTTCGACCTGATCATCCTCGATCTCATGCTGCCCGGCATGAGCGGGCTCGACCTGTGCCGGGGGCTGCGCAAGACGGGCAACATCACCCCCGTCCTGATGCTGACGGCGCGCAGTCAGCCTCTTGAGAAGATCGAGGGCCTGCGCATCGGTGCCGACGACTACGTGACCAAGCCCTTCAACCTCGAAGAGCTGCTCGCGCGCGTCGAAACCCTCTTGCGACGGGCGAGCTGGCAGCAGGCCTCCGTCGAGCCTGTACCGCAAACCGCTTGCTTCGCCTTCGGCAGTGCCCGGGTGGACTTCGATCGCTTCGAGGCGACCCGCGACGGCGAGCCCCTCAAGCTCACGCCCATCGAGTTCCAGATCCTGCGGATCTTCCGGGACCACCCGGGGATGGTCCTCTCGCGCGAGCAACTGCTCGAAGGCGCCTGGGGCTGGTCGGGCCCCGCCTCGACGCGGACGGTGGACAACTTCATCATGCGCCTGCGCCGGGCCTTCGAGCCCGACCCGGCTCAGCCCCGTCACTTCCTCTCGGTCCGCGGGGCGGGGTACAAGTTCGTTCCCTGA
- the pdxA gene encoding 4-hydroxythreonine-4-phosphate dehydrogenase PdxA encodes MTAVPIALTPGDPSGIGPEIAVRFLADLPAGGARPVVFGDARVLARAADSLGLECELRPLARVEEAVHLAGKAIGLIEVPWSGETLPVLGQVSRESGAYAHAVLEAVAPHLAAGRLPAVVTGPISKEAIQLTRPTFIGHTEFFAQVGQADRFGMLLVVEPLRAIHVTAHVPFGEVVSCLTQARIEETIDLAAESLRLLGAPDGNIAVCGLNPHAGEAGRFGREELETIIPAVRAAQARGLKAVGPLPPDTVFYRALNGEFQVIVCMYHDQGHIPLKMHGFDRGVNVTVGLPFVRTSVDHGTAFELAGTGKASASSLRAAWELAERLVFERRKKL; translated from the coding sequence ATGACCGCTGTCCCCATCGCCCTGACCCCCGGTGACCCTTCGGGCATCGGCCCCGAGATCGCCGTGCGCTTCTTGGCGGATTTACCGGCGGGGGGCGCTCGGCCCGTGGTCTTCGGAGATGCCCGCGTGCTTGCGCGTGCGGCCGATTCGCTCGGCCTCGAATGCGAGCTGCGCCCCCTGGCACGCGTCGAGGAGGCCGTCCACCTCGCGGGGAAGGCCATCGGCCTGATCGAGGTGCCCTGGTCGGGCGAGACGCTGCCGGTGCTCGGACAGGTGAGCCGCGAGAGCGGCGCTTACGCCCACGCCGTGCTCGAAGCCGTTGCCCCGCACTTGGCGGCCGGGCGCTTGCCCGCCGTGGTCACAGGCCCCATCTCGAAGGAGGCCATCCAGCTCACTCGCCCAACCTTCATCGGCCACACCGAGTTCTTCGCCCAAGTGGGCCAAGCGGATCGCTTCGGGATGCTCTTGGTGGTCGAGCCCCTCAGGGCCATCCACGTGACGGCGCACGTGCCCTTCGGCGAGGTCGTCTCCTGCCTCACCCAGGCGCGGATCGAGGAGACCATCGACCTGGCCGCCGAGAGCTTGCGCCTATTGGGGGCCCCCGATGGAAACATCGCCGTCTGCGGCCTCAACCCGCACGCGGGTGAAGCGGGGCGCTTCGGCCGCGAGGAGCTCGAGACCATCATCCCCGCCGTGCGCGCGGCCCAGGCTCGCGGTCTCAAGGCCGTCGGCCCCCTGCCCCCCGATACGGTCTTCTATCGGGCTCTCAACGGCGAGTTCCAGGTGATCGTGTGCATGTACCACGACCAGGGCCATATCCCCCTCAAGATGCACGGCTTCGACCGAGGCGTGAACGTGACGGTGGGCCTCCCCTTCGTGCGGACCTCGGTCGATCACGGGACGGCCTTCGAGTTGGCGGGCACCGGCAAGGCGAGCGCAAGCAGCCTACGTGCCGCATGGGAACTTGCCGAGCGCTTGGTTTTCGAGCGTCGGAAAAAACTGTGA
- a CDS encoding S8 family serine peptidase → MRFDPRTIRRLSATLAMCGLAGCAALPPGTQTTGAVPPDVTWLNPPTGAGAEYAADRVIVKLKQGQAVRSVQGMRMVQAVEGLGNTALYAVPSGSSVPETLAKLRHDSNVVYAEPNYIYHATDFKAQSTVNDPMVNQLWGLTKVQAQQAWDVTAGDPNVVVAVVDTGVDYNHEDLKGQVIKGPDFGNNDNDPMDDQGHGSHVAGTIAAIANNGVGVAGLAYKTKVLAIKVLGSDGSGDTNSIVRGILKANELGARVINLSLGGPQQSSALKDAVDQVTAKGSLCVVAAGNDGTSTPDYPAAYPNALAVGASDQSDKRASFSNYGSYVDIAAPGVDILSSTEKSYKKHSGTSMASPHVAAAAALLLAKNPDLSVQQLRDALTTTGDPTTGFGNSAVKRMNAAKALAAVGGTAPAPEPEPGTSPGGEDTQSPSVPTGVKALAASTTQVQLEWNAASDNVGVTGYRIYRNGQMIATTASTGYADSGLAPGTSYAYTVVAYDAAGNASGMSNVANVQTPSSSSELTISNVTLKGLTRTSATIGWTTSVDADSRIDYTASSTYYMGYWRNVRDSAMTTSHSLTLPSLASGDTYYLKVTSVDANGKRVTAGLYGLRMP, encoded by the coding sequence ATGCGATTTGATCCCCGCACGATTCGCCGTCTCTCGGCGACCCTCGCGATGTGCGGCCTGGCAGGCTGTGCCGCGCTGCCGCCCGGCACCCAGACGACCGGTGCCGTGCCGCCCGACGTGACCTGGCTCAACCCGCCGACCGGTGCGGGCGCCGAGTACGCCGCCGACCGCGTGATCGTCAAGCTCAAGCAGGGACAGGCCGTTCGCTCGGTTCAGGGCATGCGCATGGTGCAGGCCGTCGAGGGGCTCGGCAACACCGCCCTCTATGCGGTGCCCAGCGGCTCGAGCGTCCCCGAGACGCTCGCCAAGCTCCGGCACGACTCGAACGTCGTGTACGCCGAGCCCAACTACATCTACCATGCGACCGATTTCAAGGCGCAGTCGACCGTCAACGACCCCATGGTCAACCAGCTCTGGGGCCTCACCAAGGTCCAGGCGCAGCAGGCCTGGGATGTGACCGCGGGCGATCCCAACGTGGTGGTCGCGGTGGTCGACACCGGCGTGGACTACAACCACGAGGACCTCAAGGGCCAGGTGATCAAGGGCCCGGACTTCGGCAACAACGACAACGACCCCATGGACGACCAGGGGCACGGCTCGCACGTGGCCGGTACCATCGCCGCGATCGCCAACAACGGCGTCGGTGTGGCGGGTCTCGCCTACAAGACCAAGGTCCTGGCCATCAAGGTGCTCGGCTCGGACGGCTCGGGCGACACCAACTCCATCGTGAGGGGCATCCTGAAGGCCAACGAGCTCGGGGCCCGGGTCATCAATCTCTCGCTCGGCGGCCCTCAGCAGTCGAGTGCGCTGAAGGACGCCGTGGACCAGGTGACGGCGAAGGGCTCGCTGTGCGTGGTCGCCGCGGGAAACGACGGCACCTCGACCCCCGACTATCCGGCAGCCTACCCGAACGCTCTGGCGGTCGGCGCGAGCGATCAATCCGACAAGCGCGCCTCGTTCTCCAACTACGGCAGCTACGTGGACATCGCCGCTCCCGGCGTGGACATCCTCTCGAGCACCGAGAAGAGCTACAAGAAGCACTCGGGCACGAGCATGGCCTCCCCGCACGTGGCTGCGGCGGCAGCTCTGTTGCTCGCCAAGAACCCGGACCTCTCGGTCCAGCAGCTGCGTGACGCCCTTACTACCACCGGCGATCCGACGACCGGCTTCGGCAACAGCGCGGTCAAGCGCATGAATGCCGCCAAGGCCCTCGCTGCGGTCGGCGGCACGGCGCCGGCGCCCGAACCTGAGCCCGGGACCAGCCCGGGCGGCGAGGACACCCAATCGCCGAGCGTCCCCACGGGCGTCAAGGCGCTGGCGGCCTCGACCACCCAGGTCCAGCTCGAGTGGAACGCTGCGAGCGACAACGTGGGGGTGACGGGCTACCGGATCTACCGGAACGGGCAAATGATCGCGACGACCGCTTCGACCGGCTATGCTGACTCCGGCCTGGCGCCCGGGACCTCCTACGCCTACACCGTGGTCGCCTATGACGCCGCGGGCAACGCGTCGGGGATGTCCAACGTCGCCAACGTCCAGACCCCCAGCTCGAGCAGTGAGCTGACCATTTCGAACGTGACGCTCAAGGGCCTGACCCGGACCAGCGCGACCATCGGCTGGACCACCAGCGTGGACGCCGATTCCCGCATCGACTACACGGCGAGCAGCACCTACTACATGGGGTACTGGCGTAACGTCCGCGACTCCGCCATGACGACCAGCCACAGCCTGACCCTGCCGAGCCTCGCCTCCGGCGACACCTACTACTTGAAGGTGACCTCGGTCGATGCCAACGGCAAGCGCGTCACGGCCGGCCTCTATGGCCTGCGGATGCCGTAA